From a region of the Janthinobacterium sp. 61 genome:
- the pheA gene encoding prephenate dehydratase, whose amino-acid sequence MTDKLKPLREQIDAIDAQILELLNRRAQIAQQVGHVKAETQAPVFRPEREAQVLRGVAERNPGPMGDREVQTIFREIMSSCRSLEKRVTVAYLGPAGTFSEQAVYQQFGSAVEGLPCASIDEVFRSAEAGTADFGVVPIENSSEGAVNRTLDMMLQTSLIISGEVAIAVHHSLMTKSGNMDGVTSICAHSQALAQCQVWLNQNYPHIARHAVASNAEAARMAGEDGTVAAIASELAGAQYKLGVVKGHIQDDPHNRTRFAVVGTLQTAPSGKDQTSLVLAVPNKAGAVYQLLAPLAKHGVSMTRFESRPARMGSWEYYFYVDVEGHVHDPAVAQALAELQGNAAFFKVLGSYPVSL is encoded by the coding sequence ATGACCGATAAATTGAAACCGCTGCGCGAACAGATCGATGCGATCGACGCGCAAATCCTCGAACTGCTGAACCGCCGCGCGCAAATCGCCCAGCAAGTGGGTCACGTGAAGGCCGAAACGCAGGCGCCCGTGTTCCGCCCCGAGCGCGAAGCGCAGGTGCTGCGCGGCGTCGCCGAGCGCAATCCCGGCCCCATGGGCGACCGCGAAGTGCAGACTATCTTCCGCGAAATCATGTCGTCCTGCCGCTCGCTGGAAAAACGCGTCACCGTCGCCTACCTGGGCCCCGCCGGCACCTTCAGCGAACAGGCTGTCTATCAGCAGTTCGGCAGCGCCGTCGAAGGCTTGCCGTGCGCGTCCATCGACGAAGTGTTCCGCTCCGCCGAGGCGGGAACGGCGGATTTCGGCGTGGTGCCGATCGAAAATTCCTCGGAAGGCGCCGTCAACCGCACGCTCGACATGATGCTGCAGACTAGCCTCATCATCAGTGGTGAAGTCGCCATTGCCGTGCACCACAGCCTGATGACGAAGAGCGGCAACATGGACGGCGTGACGTCCATCTGCGCCCATTCGCAGGCGCTGGCGCAGTGCCAGGTGTGGCTGAACCAGAATTACCCCCACATCGCGCGCCACGCCGTGGCCTCGAACGCCGAAGCGGCCCGTATGGCCGGAGAAGATGGCACGGTGGCGGCAATCGCCAGCGAACTGGCGGGCGCGCAGTACAAGCTGGGCGTGGTCAAGGGCCATATCCAGGACGACCCGCACAACCGCACGCGCTTTGCCGTCGTAGGGACCTTGCAGACGGCGCCGTCGGGCAAGGACCAGACGTCACTGGTGCTGGCCGTGCCGAACAAGGCGGGCGCCGTGTACCAGTTGCTGGCGCCGCTGGCGAAGCATGGCGTGTCGATGACGCGCTTCGAGTCGCGCCCGGCGCGCATGGGCAGCTGGGAGTATTATTTCTATGTCGACGTGGAGGGCCATGTGCACGACCCTGCCGTCGCTCAGGCGCTGGCCGAGTTGCAAGGCAATGCGGCGTTTTTCAAGGTGCTGGGGTCGTATCCGGTCAGTCTGTGA
- the hisC gene encoding histidinol-phosphate transaminase: protein MSKNIGPEYVRAIAPYQSGKPIAEVAREFGLDEAAIVKLASNENPYGMPESAKQAMIAAIDDLGRYPDANGFDLKAVLSKRYDVPADWITLGNGSNDILEIAAHAFVQHGQSVVYSQYSFAVYALATQGLGARHIVVPAQAYGHDLDAMAAAIADDTRLIFIANPNNPTGTFLTAAQLEAFLQKVPQHVVVVLDEAYNEFLSADDQYESTAWVRQYPNLVVSRTLSKAYGLAGLRIGFAIAQPVLTDLMNRIRQPFNVNSLAQAAAIAALNDKAFLEQSARNNAAGYQQFTEAFTQLGLEFVPSHGNFVLVKVGDDDGAGARVNLALLKQGVIVRPVGSYGLPQWLRISIGLPQENAIFIAALTKALA, encoded by the coding sequence ATGTCTAAAAATATCGGTCCAGAATACGTCCGCGCCATCGCCCCTTACCAGAGCGGCAAACCGATCGCGGAAGTCGCGCGTGAATTCGGCCTCGATGAGGCAGCCATCGTCAAGCTGGCATCGAATGAAAACCCGTACGGCATGCCGGAATCGGCCAAGCAGGCAATGATCGCCGCCATCGATGACCTGGGCCGCTACCCGGATGCCAACGGCTTTGACTTGAAAGCCGTGCTGTCGAAGCGCTATGACGTGCCGGCAGACTGGATCACTCTGGGCAACGGCAGCAACGACATCCTGGAAATCGCCGCGCACGCCTTCGTGCAGCATGGCCAATCCGTGGTGTACTCGCAGTATTCGTTCGCCGTGTACGCGCTGGCCACGCAAGGCCTGGGCGCGCGCCACATCGTCGTGCCGGCGCAAGCTTACGGCCATGACCTCGACGCCATGGCGGCGGCGATTGCCGACGATACGCGTTTGATCTTCATCGCCAACCCGAACAATCCGACCGGCACCTTCCTGACCGCAGCGCAGCTCGAAGCGTTCCTGCAGAAGGTGCCGCAGCACGTGGTGGTGGTGCTCGATGAGGCCTACAACGAATTCCTGTCGGCCGACGACCAGTACGAATCGACGGCCTGGGTGCGCCAATATCCGAACCTGGTTGTCTCGCGCACTTTGTCGAAGGCTTACGGCCTGGCCGGCCTGCGCATCGGCTTCGCCATTGCCCAGCCGGTGCTGACGGATTTGATGAACCGCATCCGCCAGCCGTTCAATGTCAATTCGCTGGCGCAGGCCGCCGCCATCGCTGCCCTGAACGACAAGGCATTCCTGGAGCAAAGCGCGCGCAACAATGCGGCCGGCTACCAGCAGTTTACGGAGGCGTTCACGCAGCTGGGCCTGGAATTCGTGCCGTCGCACGGCAATTTCGTGCTGGTGAAAGTGGGCGATGACGACGGCGCCGGCGCCAGAGTCAACCTGGCGCTGCTGAAACAGGGCGTGATCGTGCGCCCCGTGGGCAGCTACGGCTTGCCGCAATGGCTGCGTATTTCCATCGGCCTGCCGCAGGAAAACGCCATCTTCATCGCCGCGCTGACGAAAGCGCTGGCCTGA
- a CDS encoding prephenate dehydrogenase/arogenate dehydrogenase family protein — protein sequence MTTPALNKVVIFGVGLIGGSFARALKHAGAVTKVVGMGRSPASMARALELGIIDEIGGDMAQAVAGADLVLLAAPVAQTGAILASIAPHLQPGTIVTDAGSTKSDVVVAARAALGGKVAQFVPGHPIAGRETNGPDAAIIDLYQGKKVVLTPLAENSAADVERVAAAWRACGAILRNLSPEEHDKVFAAVSHLPHLLAFALVDDIAKKSHAGLLFQYAASGFRDFTRIAGSSPEMWRDISLANQPALLQELDAYLAQLTTLRAHLAANDGAAIEGVYANAQHARQQWIEAIETAEIPAAPAQ from the coding sequence ATGACGACGCCTGCATTGAACAAGGTAGTTATCTTTGGCGTAGGCCTGATCGGCGGCTCGTTCGCGCGCGCCTTGAAGCATGCGGGCGCGGTGACCAAGGTGGTCGGCATGGGCCGCTCGCCGGCATCGATGGCGCGCGCCCTGGAGCTGGGCATCATCGACGAGATCGGCGGCGACATGGCGCAAGCCGTTGCCGGCGCCGACCTGGTGCTGCTGGCCGCGCCCGTGGCGCAAACGGGCGCCATCCTGGCGTCCATCGCGCCGCATTTGCAACCGGGCACCATCGTCACCGATGCGGGCAGCACGAAAAGCGACGTAGTGGTGGCCGCGCGCGCAGCGCTCGGTGGCAAGGTGGCGCAATTCGTGCCCGGCCACCCGATCGCGGGACGCGAGACGAACGGGCCTGACGCGGCCATCATCGATCTGTATCAAGGCAAGAAAGTGGTGCTCACGCCTCTGGCAGAAAATAGCGCCGCCGATGTGGAACGGGTGGCGGCCGCGTGGCGCGCCTGCGGCGCCATCCTGCGCAACTTGAGCCCCGAAGAACATGACAAGGTGTTTGCCGCCGTCAGCCATCTGCCGCATTTGCTGGCCTTTGCGCTGGTCGACGACATCGCCAAAAAGTCCCACGCGGGCCTGCTGTTTCAATACGCGGCCAGCGGCTTTCGCGACTTTACGCGCATCGCCGGCTCATCGCCGGAAATGTGGCGCGACATCAGCCTGGCCAACCAGCCGGCGCTGCTGCAGGAACTGGATGCCTACCTGGCGCAGTTGACCACCTTGCGCGCACACCTGGCGGCCAACGACGGCGCCGCCATCGAGGGCGTGTATGCGAACGCCCAGCACGCGCGGCAGCAATGGATCGAGGCGATTGAAACGGCGGAAATTCCTGCCGCGCCCGCACAATAA
- the aroA gene encoding 3-phosphoshikimate 1-carboxyvinyltransferase, translating into MTQTKHYPHHIDLKPVMHAEGTVRLPGSKSISNRVLLLAALAKGTTKIIDLLASDDTFVMLTALTSLGVKWTQDDMTGDPATAHQVHHVEGCGGVFPHHEAHLFMGNAGTAIRPLTAALAVIGGDYTLHGVSRMHERPIGDLVDALNAVGTQIEYTGEQGFPPLRIRRGHIHAQRIAVRGNVSSQFLTALLMVAPLMARDHAVTIAVTGELISKPYIEITLNLMRRFGVTVEHDGWQSFTVQPGQQYQSPGTIHVEGDASSASYFLAAGAIGGGPVRVEGVGRDSIQGDVRFVEALQQMGATITMGENWIEARSNGVLKAVDMDFNHIPDAAMTIAVAALYADGTSTLRNIASWRVKETDRLAAMATELRKLGAQVEEGADYLRVTPPAQILAATIDTYDDHRMAMCFSLASLDGAARRGNEMRINDPKCVAKTFPEYFAAFAGIAKDTLI; encoded by the coding sequence ATGACCCAGACCAAGCACTACCCTCACCATATCGATCTGAAACCGGTGATGCACGCCGAAGGCACGGTGCGTTTGCCCGGCTCGAAAAGCATTTCCAACCGCGTGCTGCTGCTGGCCGCGCTGGCCAAGGGCACGACGAAAATCATCGACTTGCTCGCCTCCGACGACACCTTCGTCATGCTCACGGCACTGACTTCGCTGGGCGTCAAATGGACACAGGATGACATGACGGGCGACCCGGCCACGGCCCACCAGGTGCACCACGTGGAAGGCTGCGGCGGCGTCTTCCCGCACCACGAGGCCCACCTGTTCATGGGGAACGCCGGCACGGCGATCCGCCCGCTGACGGCGGCGCTGGCCGTCATCGGCGGCGACTACACCCTGCACGGCGTGTCGCGCATGCACGAGCGCCCCATCGGCGACCTGGTCGACGCGCTGAACGCCGTCGGCACGCAGATTGAATACACGGGCGAGCAGGGTTTCCCACCGCTGCGCATCCGCCGCGGCCACATCCACGCCCAGCGCATCGCCGTGCGCGGCAATGTGTCGAGCCAGTTCCTGACGGCCCTCCTGATGGTGGCGCCGCTGATGGCGCGCGACCATGCGGTGACCATCGCCGTAACGGGCGAGTTGATCTCGAAGCCGTACATCGAGATTACGCTGAACCTGATGCGCCGTTTCGGCGTGACGGTCGAGCATGACGGCTGGCAGTCGTTCACCGTGCAGCCGGGCCAGCAATATCAAAGTCCGGGCACCATTCACGTCGAAGGCGACGCTTCGTCGGCCTCGTATTTCCTGGCGGCCGGCGCCATCGGCGGCGGTCCCGTGCGCGTGGAAGGCGTGGGACGCGACAGCATCCAGGGCGACGTGCGCTTCGTCGAAGCCTTGCAGCAGATGGGCGCTACCATCACCATGGGCGAGAACTGGATCGAAGCCCGCTCGAACGGCGTCCTGAAAGCCGTCGACATGGATTTCAACCACATTCCCGACGCGGCCATGACTATCGCCGTGGCCGCCCTGTACGCAGATGGTACTTCGACCTTGCGCAATATCGCCAGCTGGAGGGTGAAGGAAACGGACCGCCTGGCCGCCATGGCAACAGAGTTGCGCAAGCTGGGCGCGCAAGTGGAAGAGGGTGCCGACTACCTGCGCGTGACGCCGCCGGCACAGATTCTTGCCGCCACCATCGACACGTATGACGACCACCGCATGGCCATGTGCTTCTCGCTCGCCTCGCTGGACGGCGCCGCGCGCCGTGGCAATGAAATGCGTATTAATGACCCGAAATGCGTGGCCAAGACCTTCCCCGAGTATTTCGCCGCATTCGCGGGGATTGCCAAAGATACCTTGATTTAA
- the cmk gene encoding (d)CMP kinase, which yields MSTSNIPVIAIDGPTASGKGTVAHRVADKLGFHYLDSGALYRLTALTALRRGTDLRDEHALAKLAEHLPCHFAGGEILLAQENVTEQIRAEEVGNTASKIAVLPTVRHALVGLQLGFRKTPGLVADGRDMGTVIFPHAPLKVFLTASVEARAQRRYKQLIDKGFSANMEDLLMDLQARDERDTHRAIAPLVPAEGAHVLDTSEMTADVAVETVLKWYAAVTK from the coding sequence ATGTCAACCTCCAACATTCCAGTCATCGCCATCGACGGACCCACCGCTTCTGGCAAGGGCACGGTGGCGCACCGCGTGGCCGACAAGCTGGGCTTTCATTACCTGGATTCGGGCGCGCTGTACCGCCTGACGGCCCTGACGGCGCTGCGCCGCGGCACGGACTTGCGCGACGAGCATGCGCTGGCCAAGCTGGCCGAGCACTTGCCCTGCCATTTTGCAGGCGGCGAAATCCTGCTGGCGCAGGAAAACGTTACCGAGCAGATCCGTGCCGAAGAAGTGGGCAACACGGCGTCGAAAATTGCAGTTTTGCCAACCGTTCGGCATGCGCTGGTGGGCTTGCAGCTGGGTTTTCGCAAGACGCCGGGCCTGGTGGCCGACGGGCGCGACATGGGCACGGTGATCTTTCCGCATGCCCCATTGAAGGTATTCCTCACGGCCAGCGTCGAGGCGCGCGCGCAACGGCGCTACAAGCAATTGATAGACAAGGGTTTTTCTGCTAATATGGAAGACCTTCTGATGGATTTGCAGGCGCGGGACGAACGTGATACTCACCGTGCGATTGCGCCGCTGGTCCCCGCGGAAGGGGCGCATGTCCTCGATACGTCGGAAATGACGGCAGATGTTGCCGTTGAAACCGTGTTGAAATGGTATGCCGCCGTAACAAAATAG
- the rpsA gene encoding 30S ribosomal protein S1, which translates to MSTVTTNESTGMESFAALFEESLSRQDMRSGEVISAEVVRLDHNFVIVNAGLKSEAFIPVEEFKNDHGELEVKVGDFVSVAIESLENGFGDTILSRDKAKRLASWLALEKAMESGEIVVGTVNGKVKGGLTVLTNGIRAFLPGSLVDTRPVKDTTPFEGKTLEFKVIKLDRKRNNVVLSRRAVIEASMGEERQKLMETLKEGTVVTGVVKNITDYGAFVDLGGIDGLLHITDLAWRRVRHPSEVLTVGQEITAKVLKYDQEKNRVSLGVKQLGDDPWTGLSRRYPQSTRLFGKVTNLTDYGAFVEVEQGIEGLVHVSEMDWTNKNVAPNKVVQLGDEVEVMVLEIDEERRRISLGMKQCKANPWDDFGVTHKKGDKVRGAIKSITDFGVFIGLAGNIDGLVHLSDLSWTETGEEAVRRFKKGDELEAIVLAIDVERERVSLGVKQLEGDPFNNFAAMNDKGSLVTGTVKSVEPKGAVIQLSEEVEGYLRASEISRDRVEDAGTHLKVGDTVEAMVLNIDRKARGIQLSIKAKDNVETQEAMQKMAATDNNAASGTTSLGALLKAKFDNKN; encoded by the coding sequence ATGTCTACTGTTACAACTAACGAATCTACCGGTATGGAAAGTTTTGCTGCGCTCTTCGAGGAATCGTTGTCGCGTCAAGATATGCGCTCCGGCGAAGTTATTTCCGCTGAAGTCGTGCGCCTCGACCACAATTTCGTGATCGTGAACGCTGGCCTCAAATCCGAAGCATTCATCCCTGTCGAAGAATTCAAGAACGACCACGGCGAACTGGAAGTCAAAGTTGGTGACTTCGTTTCCGTGGCGATCGAATCGCTGGAAAATGGTTTCGGCGATACCATCCTGTCGCGCGATAAAGCCAAGCGTCTGGCTTCGTGGCTGGCTCTGGAAAAAGCGATGGAATCGGGCGAAATCGTCGTCGGTACCGTCAATGGTAAAGTCAAAGGCGGTCTGACCGTGTTGACCAACGGCATCCGCGCATTCCTGCCGGGCTCGCTGGTTGATACCCGTCCTGTCAAAGACACCACCCCATTCGAAGGCAAAACCCTCGAATTCAAGGTCATCAAACTGGACCGCAAGCGTAACAACGTGGTTCTGTCCCGCCGCGCCGTCATCGAAGCTTCGATGGGCGAAGAGCGTCAGAAACTGATGGAAACGCTGAAAGAAGGCACGGTCGTGACCGGCGTCGTCAAAAATATCACCGACTACGGCGCGTTCGTGGATCTGGGCGGTATCGATGGCTTGCTGCACATCACCGACCTGGCATGGCGCCGTGTACGTCACCCGTCGGAAGTACTGACGGTTGGCCAGGAAATCACCGCCAAAGTCCTGAAATACGATCAAGAGAAAAACCGTGTTTCGCTGGGCGTGAAACAACTGGGCGACGATCCTTGGACCGGTCTGTCCCGTCGTTACCCACAAAGCACCCGTCTGTTCGGTAAAGTAACGAACCTGACCGACTACGGCGCATTCGTGGAAGTGGAACAGGGTATCGAAGGTCTGGTACACGTTTCCGAAATGGACTGGACGAACAAAAACGTTGCTCCTAACAAAGTTGTCCAACTGGGCGACGAAGTAGAAGTGATGGTTCTGGAAATCGACGAAGAGCGTCGTCGTATCTCGCTGGGTATGAAACAGTGCAAAGCCAACCCTTGGGATGACTTTGGCGTTACCCACAAGAAGGGCGATAAAGTCCGCGGCGCGATCAAATCGATCACCGACTTCGGCGTGTTCATCGGCCTGGCCGGCAACATTGACGGTCTGGTGCACCTGTCCGACCTGTCCTGGACCGAAACCGGCGAAGAAGCCGTGCGTCGCTTCAAGAAAGGTGACGAACTGGAAGCCATCGTTCTGGCCATCGACGTTGAGCGCGAGCGCGTTTCCCTGGGCGTCAAGCAACTGGAAGGTGACCCATTCAACAACTTCGCAGCCATGAACGACAAAGGCTCGCTGGTAACCGGTACCGTTAAATCGGTTGAGCCTAAAGGCGCCGTGATCCAACTGTCCGAAGAAGTTGAAGGCTACCTGCGCGCTTCCGAAATCTCGCGCGACCGCGTTGAAGATGCTGGTACGCACCTGAAAGTCGGCGATACCGTCGAAGCAATGGTGTTGAACATCGACCGCAAAGCCCGTGGTATCCAACTGTCGATCAAAGCGAAAGACAATGTTGAAACCCAGGAAGCCATGCAGAAGATGGCAGCTACCGACAACAACGCAGCTTCGGGCACCACCAGCCTGGGCGCCTTGTTGAAAGCTAAGTTCGATAACAAGAACTAA
- a CDS encoding integration host factor subunit beta — protein MTKSELINRLAERYSQLVAKDAEYAVKTILDAMTNALATGQRIEIRGFGSFALNSRPPRIGRNPKSGDKVMVPEKRVPHFKPGKQLRERVDAMVGQPIIED, from the coding sequence ATGACAAAGTCCGAGCTGATCAACCGCCTCGCTGAGCGTTATTCTCAGCTGGTGGCGAAAGATGCGGAGTATGCCGTCAAGACCATTCTCGATGCGATGACCAACGCCCTGGCGACCGGTCAGCGTATCGAGATCCGCGGTTTTGGCAGTTTTGCCCTGAACAGCAGGCCCCCGCGCATCGGTCGCAACCCGAAATCCGGCGACAAGGTGATGGTTCCTGAAAAACGGGTACCCCACTTCAAACCGGGCAAACAGTTGCGCGAGCGGGTGGACGCGATGGTCGGGCAACCGATTATCGAGGATTAA